One window from the genome of Yarrowia lipolytica chromosome 1B, complete sequence encodes:
- a CDS encoding uncharacterized protein (Compare to YALI0B01144g, similar to Saccharomyces cerevisiae YLR281C; ancestral locus Anc_6.76, weakly similar to uniprot|Q05863 Saccharomyces cerevisiae YLR281c related to polypeptide chain release factors), whose product MLKSASRAFSTSRALLKKTPQMPPRPKVDENEIRESFIRGSGPGGQCINRRSTRCQITHIPTGLVVSSQKTRSLEENRKIARQILADKLEQMFAPPGTSRKDVVGAFKKNKIDRAQKKKDRKYKQLSSGAEEEAELANQKAKEAFEQLMKQLGK is encoded by the exons ATGCTCAAATCAGCAAGCCGCGCGTTTTCCACGTCACGTGCACTGCTAAAAAAGACACCGCAGATGCCTCCGCGACCCAAGgtcgacgagaacgagatCCGCGAGTCGTTCATCCGAGGCTCGGGGCCCGGCGGTCAGTGT ATCAACCGACGATCCACCCGTTGCCAAATCACCCACATTCCAACCGGGCTCGTGGTCTCTTCTCAGAAAACCCGGTCTCTGGAAGAAAACCGAAAAATCGCCCGCCAGATTCTCGCTGACAAACTCGAACAAATGTTTGCTCCTCCTGGCACCTCCCGAAAAGACGTTGTTGGCGCCTTCAAAAAGAACAAGATCGACCGAGcccagaaaaagaaggacagaAAGTACAAACAGCTATCGTCAGGggctgaagaggaggcGGAATTGGCTAAtcagaaggccaaggaggcttTTGAGCAGTTGATGAAGCAATTGGGAAAGTAA
- a CDS encoding uncharacterized protein (Compare to YALI0B01166g, similar to Saccharomyces cerevisiae COS111 (YBR203W); ancestral locus Anc_8.526, weakly similar to uniprot|P38308 Saccharomyces cerevisiae YBR203w), whose protein sequence is MFTPQSISQRSNGLHFKRPVTYKTTMLHPVMSVSSRSSQEESLMTVGESVSSLSMQEQQTESDTDASHSDNEENDNVDSVSNFDNLSNSIHLISLNEVDELLEDHQSTIQSSLNRGLTCTNLPDHSIKSGVTRSTVSTVRPTSKQHHQPYKYRSLLLPFEPSRGSRSMRRKIGGSRGSSLASVRRIFRSTHHLQPHKDLNSLPHEIMSKIVSHLDQRDVTMCLYVNKNMYSTAVRQLYKEPFFSSTYRFAQFVTQVSHNDELASYVQKLDLSTIRPGFESDEDDSAIFENEPIEDDAVLAGWRDWKLRGDPLYSRQFKRLTKHVSNSSSSLSCSRTSSNSNSSTESKPVKKRRSVTTAIRESRIWLSFYKKNKLYQASEEVLEALRKQNSPLVRPKVPFSTAHPISSPFLRQYSTSKDVPVGHLIHVVAACKNLTDIDISFLPLAEDYAVAGSSSYLPTASSGLLFVSDVAKLYTWKPDEIVPVSPSDLVVAMLQLRDLQVLKLRKLMWVKRDSVVRLVNENNSLVHLDLTDSGLVRGARWAIAGSVEELRQTLK, encoded by the coding sequence ATGTTCACTCCACAGTCCATCTCACAGAGGTCTAACGGACTACATTTCAAACGCCCCGTCACCTACAAAACTACCATGCTGCATCCGGTGATGTCTGTGTCCTCCAGATCGTCGCAGGAGGAGTCTCTGATGACTGTTGGCGAAAGTGTGTCCAGTCTGTCGAtgcaggagcagcagacggAAAGCGACACCGATGCTAGCCACTCCGACAACGAGGAAAATGACAATGTCGATAGTGTCTCTAATTTCGACAATCTATCCAACTCGATCCATCTCATTTCTCTTAACGAAGTGgacgagcttctggaggaccACCAGAGCACCATCCAGAGCTCGCTGAACCGCGGACTCACCTGTACCAACCTCCCGGACCACTCCATTAAGTCTGGAGTTACCCGATCGACCGTTTCGACAGTCAGACCCACCTCcaaacaacaccatcagccttacaagtacagatcgcttcttcttccatttGAGCCCTCGCGCGGCTCCCGATCGATGCGTCGAAAGATTGGAGGGTCTCGCGGCTCTTCTTTGGCCTCCGTTCGTCGAATCTTTCGCTCAACacaccatctccagccCCACAAGGACCTCAACTCTCTGCCCCACGAGATTATGAGCAAGATTGTGTCGCATCTAGACCAGCGCGACGTGACCATGTGTCTGTACGTGAACAAAAACATGTACTCGACTGCGGTTCGACAGCTGTACAAGGAGCCGtttttctcctccacctaCCGATTTGCTCAGTTTGTTACCCAGGTATCCCATAACGATGAACTGGCGTCATATGTGCAGAAATTGGACTTGTCGACGATTCGACCGGGGTTCGAAAGCGACGAAGATGACTCGGCCATCTTTGAAAACGAGCCGATCGAAGACGACGCCGTTCTGGCGGGCTGGAGAGACTGGAAACTGAGAGGCGATCCGCTCTACTCGCGCCAGTTCAAGCGACTGACTAAGCACGTCAGCAACTCgagctcttctctgtcGTGTTCTCGGACCTCGTCCAACTCCAATTCGTCAACTGAATCCAAGCCAGTCAAAAAACGTCGCTCGGTCACCACCGCCATTCGAGAGTCGCGCATCTGGCTGTCTTTCTACAAGAAAAACAAGCTCTATCAGGCTTCGGAGGAGGTTCTGGAGGCGCTGCGAAAGCAGAATAGTCCGCTGGTGCGCCCCAAAGTGCCCTTTTCCACCGCCCATCCCATTTCGTCTCCGTTTCTGCGACAATACAGCACTTCCAAAGACGTGCCTGTGGGTCATCTGATTCATGTGGTGGCTGCATGTAAGAATCTCACCGACATTGACATTTCGTTTCTGCCGCTCGCCGAAGACTATGCCGTCGcaggctcttcttcctACCTGCCCACGGCGTCTTCGGGACTCCTTTTTGTCTCCGATGTGGCCAAACTCTACACCTGGAAGCCTGACGAGATTGTGCCTGTTTCGCCCTCGGATCTGGTGGTGGCCATGCTGCAGCTGCGTGACTTGCAGGTCTTGAAGTTGCGCAAGCTCATGTGGGTCAAGAGAGACAGCGTGGTGCGATTGGTCAACGAGAACAACTCGTTGGTTCACTTGGATCTGACCGATTCCGGCCTGGTCCGAGGAGCGCGGTGGGCCATTGCGGGGAGTGTTGAGGAGTTGCGACAGACCCTTAAATAA
- a CDS encoding uncharacterized protein (Compare to YALI0B01188g, no similarity) has protein sequence MVRRLTVCQVIALGLLSTPVVADFQCDAVSTNCVTFPVCQFSVSSPSQTAPSTADPAPLTVTVSRKARPTTPLELLEEALEKQGLLVHKKNDFLSMGPQQKDNVVTPTAPSDADMKVADPHMYAPLLAHYPTRGFFLRLTKLLAYGLWMNPGCVNRMWVVSRGELHVIHELQQSMAELQQGQSRARESGEKHSGNPGKRHFQNLIVRYRSAGDCEFFPDRIGRLARHAWKLFEFEYEGQKPDAVCVYVERHAGWVEQVVVGWSMEETRRLNCTSRGE, from the coding sequence ATGGTACGGCGACTAACAGTATGCCAGGTGATAGCGCTCGGTCTGCTGAGCACGCCGGTGGTCGCTGATTTTCAGTGCGACGCCGTGAGCACAAACTGTGTCACTTTTCCTGTGTGCCAGTTCAGCGTCTCGAGCCCGTCACAAACAGCCCCCAGCACCGCCGACCCGGCGCCTTTAACGGTGACAGTGTCGCGCAAAGCGCGCCCAACGACGCCGCTCGAATTACTCGAAGAGGCGCTCGAAAAACAGGGGCTTTTGGTGCACAAAAAGAACGATTTTCTGAGCATGGGCCCCCAACAGAAAGACAATGTCGTAACTCCCACGGCTCCCTCGGACGCAGACATGAAGGTGGCTGATCCACACATGTACGCGCCGCTGCTGGCCCACTATCCGACACGTGGGTTCTTTCTACGGCTCACCAAACTGCTGGCGTACGGATTGTGGATGAACCCCGGTTGCGTGAACAGAATGTGGGTGGTTTCTAGGGGAGAGCTGCACGTGATCCATGAGTTGCAACAAAGTATGGCGGAACTGCAACAGGgccagtcacgtgcccgGGAGTCTGGAGAAAAGCATTCTGGCAACCCTGGCAAACGGCATTTCCAAAACCTCATTGTGCGCTACCGCAGCGCTGGCGACTGCGAATTTTTCCCCGATAGAATCGGGCGGCTGGCTAGACACGCGTGGAAGCTGTTTGAATTCGAGTACGAGGGACAGAAGCCGGACGCGGTGTGTGTCTATGTCGAGCGACATGCGGGGTGGGTGGAGCAAGTGGTGGTTGGGTGGAGTATGGaggagacgaggaggttgaaTTGCACGTCACGTGGGGAGTGA
- a CDS encoding uncharacterized protein (Compare to YALI0B01210g, no similarity), which produces MGIDNRRLRIDVPKEERKRDGLRKLRDRVKQRVSSLEHKVDASEVKTRFMDNDKKQTWKVMSELMHRFALSDDGAAELTGPFGKMNCRYHQQVDCRMDTATLAKWFVALARAVNSKEQPVILILNNVPFHHKAWNIARLWEETKGLTVLFLIAISTSSTQPLGLSIVGATKKSAKTLLDEFYMATQSISGQWAKVTALHKINYMIQSWGKLLLSFIANCFGSSPVFADHKYVLPSKSVQKRIDARLARLGLRDTGCSDDTEEEPEPDVNIIDDEQEDSDSEAMGPVNPYPPGNSLQALYQPPSAPSGCEGPGNPSLPRFLPTRYGPNGNRLSDAPSVPPMCTSECCKPSLSRFPSPSSSNGYPSPQNGSPLPHSPSSGYPQPPLYGCPSPHSSYSAQPPLMLISSPLFQWILPAFSEWKAVGSPVFHWISPASSEWIPFSFWERVPPALLPTAPARPSE; this is translated from the coding sequence ATGGGTATTGACAACCGCCGGCTGAGGATCGACGTTCCAAAGGAGGAAAGAAAACGTGATGGGTTACGCAAGCTGCGTGACCGGGTCAAACAGAGGGTCAGCTCGTTGGAGCATAAAGTTGATGCCTCTGAAGTGAAAACCCGGTTTATGGATaacgacaagaagcagacTTGGAAGGTGATGTCTGAGCTCATGCATCGCTTCGCACTCTCCGACGACGGCGCTGCTGAATTGACTGGACCCTTTGGAAAGATGAACTGCAGGTACCACCAGCAGGTCGACTGTCGGATGGACACAGCCACTCTGGCCAAGTGGTTTGTTGCTCTTGCTCGGGccgtcaactccaaggaACAACCGGTGATCCTCATCCTTAACAACGTCCCTTTCCATCACAAGGCTTGGAACATTGCCAGGCTCTGGGAAGAAACGAAGGGGTTGACAGTCTTATTCTTGATTGCAATATCCACGTCCTCTACACAGCCTCTTGGCCTGAGCATCGTTGGCGCTACCAAGAAGTCGGCAAAGACGCTGCTGGATGAATTCTACATGGCTACCCAAAGCATCAGTGGTCAATGGGCCAAGGTCACCGCCCTGCACAAGATCAACTACATGATCCAATCGTGGGGAAAGCTATTGCTAAGTTTCATAGCTAACTGCTTTGGAAGCAGTCCTGTGTTTGCTGACCACAAGTACGTTCTACCCTCCAAGTCTGTGCAGAAGCGCATCGATGCAAGACTAGCCAGACTTGGACTCAGAGACACCGGTTGTTCTGACGATACGGAggaagagccagaacctGACGTGAACATCATCGATGACGAACAGGAGGATTCCGACAGTGAAGCGATGGGGCCAGTCAACCCGTACCCTCCAGGGAACTCTCTGCAAGCCCTTTATCAACCACCATCAGCACCCTCTGGTTGTGAGGGCCCCGGAAATCCATCTCTGCCTCGTTTTCTTCCGACTCGTTATGGCCCGAATGGGAACCGACTTTCAGATGCACCCTCTGTTCCCCCAATGTGCACTAGTGAATGCTGCAAACCCTCTCTCTCCCGGTTCCCCTCACCATCATCTTCCAATGGCTACCCATCTCCTCAGAATGGATCCCCCCTGCCTCACTCACCTTCCAGTGGATAccctcagcctcctctgTATGGATGCCCATCTCCTCACTCGTCTTACAGTGCTCAGCCTCCTCTGATGCTCATCTCCTCACCCCTCTTCCAGTGGATACTCCCAGCCTTCTCAGAATGGAAAGCCGTCGGTTCACCCGTCTTCCATTGGATATCCCCAGCTTCCTCAGAATGGATACCCTTCTCCTTTTGGGAACGGGTACCACCAGCTCTACTCCCCACAGCTCCAGCCCGTCCTAGTGAATGA
- a CDS encoding uncharacterized protein (Compare to YALI0B01224g, similar to Saccharomyces cerevisiae SPT6 (YGR116W); ancestral locus Anc_3.460, similar to uniprot|P23615 Saccharomyces cerevisiae YGR116w SPT6 transcription elongation protein singleton), with product MSSPASASDVDSVKVKMDEDEIDVRDDDRHENGEDNDNDNEEMDDSSEEEDDDDEEEIARVRQGFIVDDDEEEEEVDKPRRKLKKRRRVIPEDTDDKPPTPAENDHLDEDDLDLLMENTGAPRERHFKRLKRAGDDDSSDRQKGLADMFSDEEEQPAPVEQRNEFDDFIEDDEFSEDDAPTRGRESQRESRATGAPAAFLSKDVGIDDDKLNEIYEVFGDGEEYAWALDAEEDRERAQEEYEDEGRAGPELRDVFEPSELRERLLTDEDNDIRARDEPERYQLLRQSIDKYDLSDEDFSKECEWVASRLKTMKQEHVPPHLDSEYETAVSKVLEFIAKENLEVPFIWHHRRDFLTHVSKHEKFKAKVEDDEYEPTLEAPVASTTEETKEIEYTTVELLSLDDLWMIVQLDLDYHGIVEKQQQLERLRTQAGVSKTGNHSFINDFANSASLQDTQDAIEYVQFRFSGELGDLQSGSSKRHSRYARYDRIRASKLYGLVRQFGISSDEFAENLETSTRINYTEDNARAPADLATDYLNDSSLVLSDAASALESATQMFAMELAFDPRVRRYVRQQFAQLAKIDVYATEAGSSQIDEAHPAYEFKYSRNLSFEELRKSPKLYLQMLQAEAKGLVNVRVSYPDFKTKFIDLLLSKLQSDGVSDIASQWNTQRRAVVRIAMKTLVPMVTRSIKEELRNDCERQLFFELRRMFGRKLNQAPFKPRNYEKGTVPRVLALSAGQADFRRDAVVGVFVDEEGRVAERAKLGAPQTQEFTNALSEMVKRRTPDLIAFSGQTVQSHRLKSVIEEVVRTQGLEAEGEPLEVRWVQDEVACLFRNSAGALVEFADSPPLERYCVALARYVQSPLLEYLSLGKEIKAIPMVDFQSLISEDRFYEAVDSTFVDYVNLVGVDINEAIRDAYVARMLPYIAGLGPRKASGLTHKIQSRGYLGTRLDLITEKLCGKNVFMNVASFLRLPYDKRSVRHEETELLDATRIHIEDYELAKKMAADALELDEEDLLEFESEGGVIAQLMKEGAEKLNELILEGYAEELEQKLGKKKRYTLEMIRRELINHYEELREPLHVLTDLEVFTMLTGETEKSLHPGSVVAVQIRRISDRYLAVRLSCGIQGNVTQDRITDQRGVHPSALFHHQQTIRAVVMEVSYSNFSAELSCLHRDISDAQKRARQVKRPRDQWDFEAEAADKSAQEVRREVEQRKTRVIKHPLFKLFSGSDAEKFLSTLPRGELVIRPSSRGTDHIAVTWKVGDGIYQHIDVVELGKENEYALGKTLMVGTSKYSDLDELIAMHVKSMARKVDELCHSDKYSADSIAETEQSMDSYLRGGSKRAVYRFVLSSKKAGYFHLLVKTDQKSPMLDWPVKVIPGGYQLGGEKYPDVMKLCNGFKTLFKSKTQRR from the exons ATGTCGTCCCCCGCTAGTGCCAGCGACGTTGATTCggtcaaggtcaagatggacgaggacgaaATCGACGTCCGTGATGACGATCGTCACGAAAACGGCGAAGAcaacgacaatgacaatgaAGAGATGGATGATAGTagtgaggaggaggatgatgatgatgaggaggagattgctAGG GTCCGACAAGGCTTCAttgtggacgacgacgaagaggaagaagaagtggacAAACCGAGACGAAAACTCAAgaaacgacgacgagtgATCCCCGAAGACACCGACGACAAACCCCCCACGCCCGCCGAGAACGACCATCTCGACGAAGATGATTTGGACCTCCTCATGGAGAACACGGGCGCGCCCCGAGAACGGCACTTTAAGCGTCTCAAGCGAGCAGGCGATGACGACTCCTCCGACCGCCAGAAGGGACTCGCCGACATGTTCTCCGACGAGGAAGAACAGCCCGCGCCGGTCGAACAGCGCAACGAGTTCGACGACTTCattgaagacgacgagTTCAGTGAGGATGACGCACCAACACGGGGACGTGAGTCGCAGcgagagtcacgtgccacTGGCGCTCCGGCCGCGTTCCTTTCCAAGGACGTGGGCATCGATGATgacaagctcaacgagATCTACGAAGTGTTTGGCGACGGAGAGGAGTACGCATGGGCCCTGGACGCGGAGGAGGACCGCGAGCGTGCCcaggaggagtacgaggacGAGGGACGTGCTGGTCCAGAGCTCAGAGACGTGTTCGAGCCGTCTGAGCTGAGAGAACGACTCCTGACCGACGAGGATAATGACATCCGGGCACGTGACGAGCCCGAGCGGTACCAGCTTCTGCGTCAGTCGATCGACAAGTACGATCTGTCGGACGAGGACTTTTCCAAGGAGTGCGAGTGGGTGGCTAGCCGTTTGAAGACCATGAAACAGGAGCATGTTCCGCCCCACCTCGATTCCGAGTACGAGACTGCGGTCTCCAAGGTACTGGAGTTcattgccaaggagaaTCTCGAGGTTCCGTTCATCTGGCATCATCGTCGAGACTTTCTTACCCATGTTTCGAAACATGAAAAgttcaaggccaaggttGAGGATGACGAGTATGAGCCGACGTTGGAGGCACCTGTGGCATCCACCACCGAAGAaaccaaggagattgagtaCACAACCGTCGAGTTGCTGTCTCTGGACGACCTGTGGATGATTGTGCAGCTTGATCTCGATTACCACGGCATTGTGgagaaacagcagcagctggagcgGTTGCGAACCCAAGCGGGAGTGTCCAAGACTGGAAACCATTCATTCATCAACGATTTCGCCAACTCTGCCTCGTTGCAGGACACTCAAGACGCCATTGAGTATGTGCAATTTCGGTTTTCCGGCGAGCTCGGCGATTTGCAGTCCGGGTCGTCGAAGCGACATTCTCGGTACGCCAGATACGACCGAATTCGAGCCAGCAAGCTGTATGGTCTGGTCAGACAGTTTGGTATCTCCTCCGACGAGTTTGCAGAGAACCTGGAAACCTCCACGCGTATCAACTACACAGAGGATAACGCGCGAGCTCCAGCTGACCTTGCCACCGACTATTTGAACGATTCCAGCCTGGTCCTGAGTGACGCCGCATCGGCGCTCGAGAGCGCGACTCAGATGTTTGCCATGGAGCTGGCATTTGACCCGCGGGTGCGGCGGTATGTGCGTCAGCAGTTTGCGCAGCTCGCCAAGATTGACGTGTATGCAACCGAGGCGGGTTCCAGTCAGATTGACGAAGCACACCCAGCTTACGAGTTCAAGTACTCGCGAAATCTGTCATTTGAGGAGCTCAGAAAATCGCCCAAACTGTACCTTCAGATGCTGCAGGCCGAGGCTAAGGGCCTGGTGAATGTCCGAGTGTCGTACCCTGATTTCAAAACCAAGTTCATCGATCTTCTGCTGAGTAAGCTGCAGAGCGATGGCGTGTCTGACATTGCCAGTCAATGGAACACCCAGCGACGGGCGGTGGTTCGAATTGCAATGAAGACTCTCGTTCCCATGGTCACTCGATctatcaaggaggagttgagGAACGACTGTGAGCGGCAACTCTTCTTTGAGCTGCGTCGCATGTTTGGCAGAAAGTTGAACCAGGCTCCTTTCAAGCCGCGAAACTACGAAAAGGGCACAGTTCCAAGAGTGTTGGCGCTTTCTGCCGGCCAGGCTGATTTTCGACGAGACGCCGTGGTTGGCGTTTTTGTCGATGAGGAAGGCCGAGTGGCTGAACGGGCCAAGCTCGGAGCTCCACAAACCCAGGAGTTCACCAACGCGCTGTCCGAGATGGTCAAGCGTCGAACTCCCGATCTTATCGCCTTCTCGGGCCAGACAGTCCAATCCCACAGACTCAAGAGCGTGATTGAAGAGGTTGTTCGAACGCAGGgtctggaggccgaggGAGAGCCTCTGGAGGTGCGATGGGTGCAGGATGAGGTTGCCTGCCTGTTCAGAAACTCCGCCGGTGCCCTGGTGGAGTTTGCAGACTCGCCTCCTCTGGAACGGTACTGTGTGGCTCTTGCGCGGTATGTTCAGAGCCCCCTGCTGGAGTATCTTTCGCTGGGCAAGGAAATCAAGGCGATTCCCATGGTGGATTTCCAGTCGTTGATTTCTGAGGACCGCTTCTACGAGGCCGTGGACTCGACTTTTGTCGATTACGTCAATCTCGTGGGAGTCGACATCAATGAGGCCATTAGAGACGCTTACGTGGCTCGAATGCTGCCCTACATTGCTGGTTTGGGCCCCCGAAAGGCGTCTGGTCTGACTCACAAAATCCAGTCTCGTGGCTATCTCGGCACTCGTCTGGATCTCATCACCGAGAAGCTGTGTGGAAAGAATGTCTTTATGAACGTGGCTTCGTTCCTGCGTCTTCCTTACGACAAGCGATCGGTTCGTCACGAGGAGACGGAACTTCTGGACGCCACTCGAATCCATATTGAGGATTACGAACTGGCGAAAAAGATGGCTGCTGAtgcccttgagctcgaCGAGGAAGATCTTCTGGAGTTTGAGTCCGAGGGAGGAGTTATTGCTCAACTGATGAAGGAGGGCgccgagaagctcaacGAGCTCATTCTGGAGGGCTACGCCGAGGAACTCGAGCAGAAActcggcaagaagaagcggtACACTCTGGAGATGATCCGAAGAGAGCTCATCAACCACTACGAGGAGCTGCGGGAGCCGTTACACGTGCTGACCGACCTTGAGGTCTTCACTATGCTCACCGGAGAGACGGAAAAATCGCTGCATCCCGGTTCCGTCGTGGCGGTGCAGATTAGAAGAATCTCCGACAGATACCTTGCGGTGCGTCTTTCGTGCGGAATTCAGGGCAACGTGACCCAGGACCGGATCACCGACCAGCGAGGAGTGCATCCGTCGGCGCTGTTTCACCATCAACAGACGATTCGAGCGGTCGTCATGGAGGTGTCATACTCGAATTTCTCCGCAGAGTTGTCGTGTCTCCACCGAGACATTTCTGACGCGCAAAAACGAGCCCGTCAGGTGAAGAGACCGCGAGATCAATGGGACTTTGAAGCGGAGGCCGCCGACAAGTCCGCCCAGGAGGTGCGTCGTGAGGTGGAGCAGCGAAAGACTCGAGTCATCAAGCATCCTCTGTTCAAGCTCTTCTCTGGCTCCGATGCCGAAAAGTTCCTCTCTACACTTCCCCGTGGAGAGCTTGTCATCAGACCCTCGTCACGTGGCACAGATCACATTGCCGTCACGTGGAAGGTCGGTGATGGCATTTACCAGCACATTGACGTCGTGGAGCTCGGCAAGGAAAACGAGTATGCGCTTGGAAAGACTCTCATGGTCGGCACCTCCAAGTACTCCGATCTCGATGAGCTCATCGCCATGCATGTCAAGTCCATGGCTCGAAAGGTAGACGAGCTGTGCCATTCGGACAAGTACTCGGCCGACTCCATTGCCGAGACGGAGCAGAGTATGGACTCGTATCTACGAGGTGGTTCGAAACGAGCCGTGTACCGGTTTGTGCTGTCGTCCAAAAAGGCTGGCTACTTCCATTTGCTGGTTAAGACGGACCAGAAGAGTCCCATGCTTGACTGGCCCGTCAAGGTGATTCCTGGAGGCTACCAGTTGGGTGGAGAAAAGTACCCTGATGTCATGAAGCTGTGCAACGGGTTCAAGACCTTGTTCAAGAGCAAGACTCAGAGAAGATAG
- a CDS encoding uncharacterized protein (Compare to YALI0B01254g, some similarities with uniprot|Q740M4 Mycobacterium paratuberculosis Dephospho-CoA kinase (Dephosphocoenzyme A kinase)), with product MSIVICPPSPSWPAEYETLRAKIASVAPTNAQIDHIGSTSVSNLPAKNIIDIQMSVDKLEQVDIEALRTIGYVQSSGVKVDHCPPGQKLAEKELQKLFFKQQIDGGRPSHLHVREFGRFNQKYPLLCRDYLRTHPHAAAAYAEIKIQLAKRFADDVDSYYDVKDPVFDLIMEGAKEWELRQKQTGTST from the coding sequence ATGTCTATCGTCATCTGTCCCCCGTCGCCGTCGTGGCCGGCTGAATATGAAACATTGAGAGCCAAAATCGCGTCTGTGGCGCCGACCAACGCACAAATCGACCACATCGGGTCCACGTCGGTATCCAATCTGCCCGCCAAAAATATCATTGACATCCAAATGAGTGTGGACAAGTTGGAACAGGTGGACATTGAGGCGTTGCGAACAATAGGATACGTTCAGAGTAGCGGGGTAAAAGTGGACCATTGTCCTCCGGGCCAGAAATTAGCCGAAAAAGAGCTGCAAAAGCTGTTTTtcaagcagcagattgaTGGGGGACGGCCGTCACACTTGCACGTGAGAGAATTCGGGAGATTCAACCAGAAATACCCGCTTTTGTGTCGAGACTATCTGCGGACCCATCCTCATGCCGCCGCGGCGTATGCCGAGATCAAAATTCAGCTGGCCAAGCGATTTGCCGACGATGTCGACAGTTACTACGACGTGAAGGATCCCGTGTTTGATTTGATCATGGAGGGGGCCAAGGAGTGGGAACTGCGACAGAAACAAACTGGAACCTCGACGTAG